A genomic window from Silene latifolia isolate original U9 population chromosome Y, ASM4854445v1, whole genome shotgun sequence includes:
- the LOC141630084 gene encoding uncharacterized protein LOC141630084, giving the protein MTLYDGTTDPLDHVNHYKQKMMVITATGSLKEASMCKGFRSTLSEAALQWFVGLPNKSIANFADLVNAFNQQLASSRMPEKQTSDLYRIVQGFQESTRDYVNRFNKEKVAILRCDIATAIQAFRRGLHRDSDLYKNMTMHPCITFEEVQSKAIAVMRLEEDS; this is encoded by the coding sequence ATGACGCTCTACgacggaaccacagatccacttgATCACGTCAACCACTACAAGCaaaaaatgatggtgataaccgcgACCGGGTCCTTAAAGGAAGCTTCTATGTGCAAAGGATTCAGATCGACCTTGTCTGAAGCAGCCCTGCAGTGGTTCGTCGGCCTGCCCAATAAAAGTATAGCCAACTTCGCCGACCTAGTTAATGCATTCAACCAACAGCTCGCCAGCAGCAGAATGCCAGAGAAGCAGACCAGCGACCTCTATCGGATAGTGCAAGGGTTTCAGGAATCTACTCGTGATTACGTGAACagattcaacaaggagaaagtggcAATTCTGAGgtgcgatatagcaactgctatacaagccttccgccgGGGATTGCACCGGGATTCAGATCTGTACAAGAACATGACCATGCATCCGTGCATTACCTTTGAGGAAGTACAATCAAAGGCGATTGCTGTCATGAGGCTGGAGGAGGACTCTTGA